The region ATAACAAAAAGAGGCAGATACGAAAGCAAAAACAAAAACGATTTAAACAACGTATTGATCATACCAAAACCTCCCCAATGAGGAAATCTATATATCTTAATAAGTCACATATTCATAATTATAACAAATAAAGCTATCTTTTATTTCTCTATCACCCTTAAGCTTCATGTAGAAAGCAGTTATTTCTTATGATATAATAAATCGGTAGATAATAAAAACACAGTCTTTATAATTTCAAGGTGAAATCTTATGAAAATACTAATCATTGGTTACATGCACCCAAAATTTGACAAAAGAGTACATAGAACAGTTAAAACTCTTTCTAAAGTTCATGAGATTATTTACCAATACTGGACCAATAAAGATGAAAAAGAATATATAGATGGAAATATAAAATACATCCCCATAAAAGACATCAAAGGGGCAAAAGGCAGCCCTTTGAAAAAACTTATAAGTAGAGGGCCTCTCGATAAAAAAATATGCGATTTGGTATCTGAAGAAAATTACGACATCCTATACATGCATCATTTTTTAGCAAGCAGACCTTTGGAGCCCTTTAAAATAGCCAAAAAAAGAAATAAAAAAATAATTTACGATATTCACGAATACCATCCCGAAAATTTTTTAGCAGATTTAGAAGGAATTATTGGAAATTTAAAAGTGAAAACCGTCTGGAGATTCTTTAAAAAGCAGTTAGAACTCTCGGATCTGGCAATATTCGTTTCAGAAGAAACAAGAAATGATGCTGTTAACAAAACGAACATAGATATAGAAAAAACGTATATTATACCCAATTACGCAAATTTTATTATAAAACCCGATATTCAAAAAAAGAGAAAAGAAATTGTCTTAGTTGGTAAAGTAACAAGAAAGATAGAAGATGAGAAAAAAATCTTAAAATCTTTAATCGAAAAGGGTTTTAAATTCAAGGTTATAGGAATGGATTCAAAAGAGTTTATAGACATTGCTCATGAATCTACAGAATTTTTACCTTACGATGAAATGATGAATGAACTAGCTAAGGCCTTGTTTTCTCTAATTTCTTACAACACCGTCAAAAACAGAGATTATAAAAATGACATTTTCGCCTTGCCTCACAAGTTTTACGACTCCTTAGCTGCAGGCACTCCTGTTATTGTAAAATCTTCTTTTGTCTCAATGGCTAAACAGGTAGAAAATTTAGGCTTAGGAGTAGTTATAGACCCAGCTAACTTGGAAGAAAGTGTTGAAAAGATTACTAACGCATACAAAAATTACGAAAACATCATAAAAAACGTTGAAAAACACCAAAAAGAATTTATTTGGAATGAAGAAAAAGAAAGAAAATTTGTTGATCTGATATCTCACGTAACCAAATAACCCGTACTTTTTTGGAAAACTCCCTTTCCTTTTGTTAACACCTCATCACTTTATTTCACTCTATCCTCAAAACTTCTTTAACTAACTCTGATTTACTGAATTAGTTGAAAAGTAAAGCTTTTACTGTATAATCAATCTTAAATCTCTTTAATCGCCTCTAGTTACCTTTAATCGGATTTGATAAAATACTATAATTCTGATAAAATAAGAATACGTATTCACCAAGTATTTAAAGTAATTATGTAAATTCTCAGATAAATCGAATTCATATTTTAAAGGGAATGAGGGAAATTTATATGAAAACAATGAAAGAAATTGCCAAAATGGCTGGAGTTTCTCAATCAACTGTTTCAAGGGTGATAAATAATAATCCTAACGTCAGCCCTGAAATCAAAAGAAAAGTTTTAGAATACATTAGAAAATACAATTATCAACCAAATAGAACGGCTCGAAGCCTTGTCAAAAATAAAAGTTTTCTTATTGGAATAGTACTACCTGAATTAACGAACCCTTATTTCCCAGAAATACTAGAATCATTAGAAGAAGAAGCAAATTACTATAATTACAACATTGTACTGTCAATCACTTATGGTAGTCTTCAAAGAGAAAAAGAACAAATAGAAATGCTTTTAAGTAGAAGAGTCGACGGGTTAATCATAAATCCAACAGATTTATCGCATGTTGAACATATAATTAAAATCAAATCGATCATACCTACAGTCATATGTGCCCAAGATTTAGACGGTTTTGATTATGTAACAGTTGACCACTATTTAGCGGGAAAAACCGTTGCTAAATATCTAATAAATAAGGGACACATAAACATCGGATATATTGGATATTTAAAAGATAAAAAATTAAAAGGATTTTATGAAGAAATCATAGCTAACAATTTGAATTTTAACGAAGATAATTATTTAATGGATCCTGAGGAGATATCTGATTTCAAAAAAAACAGTGAAAAAAAGTTATTAAAAAAAATAATAGATAACAATATAACAGCAATCTATACTATAAACGATATTATAGCAACAAAAGTGATCAATATGTTGATAAAAAATAAAATGAAAGTTCCGGATGATATAGCGGTGGTAGGTTTTGATAACACCATAATTTGTAATTTAACAAATCCACCATTAACCAGCGTTGCACAGCCCACCCGTGAAATCGGTAGAAGAAGTGTTGATATATTAGTCAAAAAAATAGAAAAAACCGATTCACACTCAGAGTATAATTTAGATCAAATTTTTCTACCACCTAGATTGGTGATAAGGAAATCCACATAATCAAAGAACTTACAGAGGAGGAAAGATGTAAATGACAGCTATCAAGGTAGGGATCATTGGAGCAGGAAGCGCAGCATTTTCTTTAAGATTGGTTAGCGATCTTTGTAAAACAAAGGGATTATCAGGAAGTCTAGTATCCTTAATGGATATAGATAAAGACAGATTGAACGCAGTACACATGCTTGCTAAGAAATTTGCAGAAGAATTTGGAGCAGATTTGAGATTTGAAACTACAACAAATGTTGAAGACCCAATAAAAGACTCAAGTTTTGTTGTAAATACTGCCCTTGTTGGAGGGCACAGTTACTTTGAACAGGTAAGAAATATTTCAGAAAAACACGGATATTACAGAGGAATAGACTCACAAGAATTCAACATGGTTTCAGATTATTACACAATAAGCAATTTCAACCAATTAAAGTTCATGCATGATGTTGCAAAAGCTATTGAAAGGATATCTCCGAAGGCATGGCTTTTGCAGGCAGCAAACCCTGTCTTTGAACTAACAAATTTAATAACAAGAACGGTCCCAATAAATATGGTTGGAATATGCCATGGCCATCATGGAGTAGACCAAATAATTGAAAAATTAGGATTAGATACGGAAAAAGTCGAATGGCAAGTAGCTGGGGTAAATCATGGAATATGGTTAACAAAATTCATGTACGAAGGAAAAGATGCCTACCCCCTAATTGATGAATTATTAGAAAAAGAGGTTAAAAACTTCAAACCCACCAATCCATTTGATGATCAGATCTCTCTAGTTGCAAAAGATATGTATGAATTCTATGGAAAAATGCCCATTGGAGATACTGTCAGAAATGGAAGCTGGAAATACCATTACAACCTTGAAACAAAGAAAAAATGGTTTGGAGAGCCATGGGGAGGCGTTGATTCAGAATTAGGATGGAAATGGTATCAAGACAGACAAGCAGAGATTGCATTAGCAATGCAAAAAGTTGCCAAATATTTCCAAGAGAATAAAAACGCCAAACTACTTTCAAAAGAATCATTCAACGAGATAATTTCTCAAACAAAAAACGATGTAAAAGAAGAATTCACAAAAGAAATATACAACTTGCTAGATCCTGAGAGGAAAAGCGGCGAACAACATATATTGTTGGCAAATGCTTTATTAAACAATGAAAAAGTAGATCTTGTTCTCAATTTACCGAATAACGGTACTATACCTGGCATTCCAGACGATGTAGCCGTCGAGATTCCTGTGTATGCCGACAAAGATGGAATCCATCGTTATAAAATAGACCCAGCACTTCCAGAAAGGATAACAAAGATGTACCTATACCCAAGAATTATGAGAATGGAATGGGCATTAGAAGCATTCCTAACTGGAGATAGAAAAGTACTTGAAGAATTTTTGATCAGAGATCCACGTACCGAATCTTACGACCAGGTAGTAAAAGTTATTGATGAAATTCTTGCTTTGCCAGGTAACGAAGAAATGAGGAAGCACTACAGCAAAAAATAGTTTATTTTAGGGGGCTAATGCCCCCCTTTACTTAATAAACAAACTTATCTGAAAAGATTTTGTATAAATCCTCGTTAAAAGTATCCGTGATAAATTTATCTATTTCTTCTATTTCAAATGTTTTCATTATAGATTTTTTGCCAAACTTAGAACTATCAACAAGCATATATATTTCATTACAATTTTCTGCCACTATCTTTTTTATACTTGCACTTTGTGGAAGATTTTCAAATGTGCCTTCTTCAAAAGAAAAGGCACTACAAGAAAAAAAGGCTTTTTCTACACGGATTTCTTTCATCATATTCTCGGGAATTACCCCAACAGTTACACCATTTTTGTTATCTAATGTTCCACCTGCAACTACAACGTTGTGAGTAGGATTTTCACAGAGTGCCAATGCAGTGTAGAGATTATTAGTTACAATGTTCAAAAACTCTTTTTTTTGAGCTATTTTTTGAGCTAAAATATAGCAAGTACTACTTGCATCTAAAAACAAAGTCGAATCTCGAGTTATAAATTTTAAGGCTAACTCAGCAATCTTTTCTTTTTTATCCTGATTAAGTTTCATTCTCTCAAAAAATTGAGCTTCAGATAAATTATTTCTCTTTTTTCTTATACCTCCGTAGAATTTCTCAATTAGCCCTTTTTTATAAAGCTCTGAAATATCCCTTCTTAAAGTTACCATAGATACATCCAACTCTCGAGCCAAATCTTCTATATTAGCAGATTTTTCTCTCTCTAAAATTTCTAAAATTCTATCCTGCCTCATAACTTTTGTCATTAAAATCACTCTCCATCGATGTTTTATATAAATATGTTTTAAAGAAAAAATTAAAAAGTTTAAAATCATGCAAAAAATCCGATTATGGTCGATTATAATGAATTATTTCCGAATAACTCGAAAATTCTTTGATTATGTTAGTTTTGTATTTCGCCTAATTACTGATATACTATGTTGAAATTATATCATAATATTATCACATGATGATCATATTTTACAAAAATATAATATTAAATTTAGGATTATCAATTCAAACAATAAAAAACAGGAGGCTACAACATGCTAGAGGAGCAATTAAAAAAAGAAGTTGCAGAATTTGCAAAATTAGTATGGGACAGAAAACTGACAGATGGAACAGGCGGAAATATGAGTATAAAATATGGAGACAAAATATATATTACTCCAACATCGACTATAAAACACTTTCTAACAGAGAAAGATATCATCACAGTAGATAAAAACGGAAATAAAATTGACGGGCTCAAAGAACCTTCTTCAGAAAGAAAAATGCATATTAAAATATACGAAAAAACAAATGATGTAAACGCAATTATTCATGCTCACCCAGTATATGCTACCTCTTTCGCGATCACCTTTGAGAAATTACCAATAAATGCTCTTCCTGAATCTTCTTTAGTATTGGATCCAATAACCTATATCCCCTATCAAATGCCTGGAACCCAGGAATTTGCAGATGCCTTTAACGAAGGTTTAGAAAAAGGATCTCGTGTATTCGTTCTCCAAAACCATGGTGTTACCGTTGCGGGAAAGGACATGAATGAAGCATATGTAAAGTTGGAAACTTTAGAGTTTCTCTCTCAAGTTTCATTTATTTCAAAACTCTATTCTAACGTGAATGAAATACCAGACGAGAAAATAGCTGCATTCAAAGAATTTTTCAGAAGAAACAAGGAGGAGCAATGATGGAGTTAACTGAGATAAAAGAAAAAATAAAAAATAGAAAAAGAGCCATGTTTAACAAAGTATAGATCGATTAGTAATGTGGAACAATTATAAGAAGCGAATTAGAATTTAATCCGTTAAAAATGCATGCAATTAAAGAAGCAAAATCGCATCAAATAAAAAGGGAAGTTGTTCTAAAAAAATACTTATAAAGAAAAGGTGATAATCTTGAAATATCTACACTTAGCTATCGATCTCGGGGCGTCAGGTGGAAAAGTAATGGCTGGTAACATACACAATGACAAACTTATATTGAGTGAAGTAAACCGTTTTTCAAATTCCCCGGTTGAAATAAATGGAATATCTTATTGGAACATTTTAAATTTGTATAATCATATAATTGATAGCATTCAAATAGCTCAAAAAAATGATCAAAAGATACTATCCTTAGGAATAGACAGTTGGGGAGTGGACTTCGGACTTTTAAACGAAAATGGTTATTTAATAAACAATCCAATTCATTATAGAAATATGTTTAAAACGAATACAATGCAAGAGGCAATAGAAAAAGCTGGCAAGAAATGGATATATGAACATTCTCCAACACAGTTTCAACCGTTCAATACGTTGTACCAAATATTAGCCTACCAAAAATACGCCCCAGATTTTGTCAAAATATCAAAAGATCTTTTGATGATCCCATCATTATTAAATTACTTTTTAACCGGTAAAAAAGCTATTGACTTCACAATGGCTACAACTACTCAAATTTATAACCATAGAAAAAGAAAATGGGACGATGAAATAATGAAAAAGTTTGACATTCCTGATATATTACCTGAAATAGTACCTGCCGGTACAAAAATCGGTAAAATAAAAATAGATGTTTTAAATAACAATTCAAACATAGATGTAATTCTTCCAGCCAGTCACGACACAGGGTCCGCATATGCCGCAATTGCTTCAGACCCCTCAGATACCATGTTCATTAGCTTAGGAACATGGTGCTTGACTGGTGCCATTGTTAATGAGGTCCCCTACAACGAAGAACTCATGGAAAACAATTTAGCCGCAGAGGGTTGCTTGGATGGATCTTTTAGAATATTGGCAAACGTAACAGGAATGTGGTTAATCCAAGGTATTATAAAAAGTCTCAACTTGCCGGATAATAGCGATACTTATCAAAAAATTACAGAAATGGCACAGAACGCAAAACCATTTTCTTCTTATATCAATGTAGATGATCCTTCTTTACAAAACCCTCAAGACATGATACAGGCAATAATTCAACAATCTATAAAAGATAACGATACCGTTTTAAATGAAACATCTCAAGTCATAAGAACGGCGTTGGAAGGGATTGCCTTCAAAGTAAATGAAGTTAAAGAAAAACTATCAAAGATATTGGAAATCGAGTTTAAAAGGATCCATGTGGTAGGTGGAGGAACCAGAAATGAATTACTTTGTCAATTCATTGCGGATGCAACAGGACTAACTGTTTTAACTGGCCCTATTGAAGGAACAGCCGTAGGAAACTTAGTCTCTCAGTTATACGCCTTGGAACTTGTAAAAAACTTTGAGGAAGCAAGGGACTTAATAAAAAGATCTTTCGAATTTCAATGTTTTAAGCCAAAAGAACATGATATCTGGAAAGAGGCTTTTATTTCTTTTCAAAAGAAAAAATGATATAATTAATACGAATAATGGGCGGACTCTTGTCCGCTTTTTGTATATGAAAGGAGTGGAAATTCCTTTATCCAAATGTCATGTGGGCTTACTGTGGGGTGGGGAGCAGGGTGAAGGGCCGCTAATCGATGTTTTAGAGTTCCAAAAGACAGTACGTAAAATTTAAAAAGGAGGTCATATTTTATGAAAGTATTAGTTACTGGTTTTGAACCTTTTGGGGGCGATAAAATAAATCCAACAGAAAAAATTATCGACTCCCTAACAAATGAAAAGTTTGAAGAAGTTTCAATAGTTACAAAGGTCCTACCTGTTGTGTTCAAAAAAGCTGATGAAATTTTGACAGAACTAATGGCAAAACACAAACCTGATATCTCAATTCACTTAGGATTAGCGGGTGGTAGGAGCAGTATAAGCTTGGAAAGAGTAGCTATAAATCTGATGGACGCTAGAATCCCCGATAATGAAAATTATCAACCAAAAGACGAACAATTAAGAAAAGATGGGGAAACAGCTTACCTATCTAAACTACCTATAAAAGAAATAGTCAACGAATTAAGGAAAGAGGGAATCCCTTCTGTTGTTTCTAATACTGCTGGATTATATGTCTGCAACGAAGTTATGTATTTAAGTTTGTATCACTCTGAAAAATTTGGATTTCCTATTAAGACAGGTTTTATCCATGTTCCTTATCTACCAGAACAAGTCATTGAAAAATTTCTCACAAATGGTCAAAATATACCTTGCCTGCCGTTAGACTTACAGGTAAAAGCAGTGAAGATAGCAATTCAAAAAACTATAAAATTATAACTTTTATATTTTAAAAAGGGGGTCTAGAGATGGCTTGGTTGCCTATTTTAGGAGTTTTAATCGTTGTTTTAGGTTTAGCTTTGGGAAGTAAATTCAACATTAATCCTCTTATATCTGTTCTTTTAGGTGGTTTTGTTTCTGGACTATTAGGTGGATTAAGTGTAGTGCAGATTCTTGAGGTAATTGGTTCATCTTTTATTGCTAATAGAACTATGATTCTATTTTTAATTATGTTACCTGCTATCGGGATCACCGAAAGACATGGTCTTATGGAACAAATGGGGCATTTAATATCTAAATTAAGAGCAGCTACTCCTGGAAGAATAGCTTATATCTACCAACTTATACGAGAGGTTTTTGTGGCAATAGGCATAAGAATAGGAGGACATGCAGCATTCGTAAGACCTTTAATTTATCCGATGGCAAGAGGATCTATAGGAGAGGCTGAAATTAATGAGGATGATGAAGAACAAATCAAAGCCATGACAGCTGCCTCAGAAAATATAGGAAATTTCTTTGCTCAAAACGTTTTTCCTGCCTCAGCTGGACTACTGTTAATTCAAGGAGTTATGGGTGAAATGGGCTTTGAGTTAAATTTAACTAGTTTAGCAAAAGCTGCCATTCCTATGGCTATAGTTGCGGCTATCTATGGATTTATTTACTTTATGATCCTAGATAGACGATTCAAAGGGGTGAGCAAATAATGAAAGAATTCTTCTCTTCCACAAATACATTAGAAATTTTCTATATTGTAATTGGATTGATTTTACTATATTACGCATATCTAACTTGGAAAGATGAAAAACACCAACAAAAGGTGGGAACTATGATTTTTTGGATAATATTAGCTATTTTATTTATTTTTGGGAAATGGTTACCCCCCGTCATTTCTGGTATTTTGGTTGTCGTAATCGCAATTGATGCAGGTATAGGAAAGATAGGAAAAGGTACATACTTCAATACCTCAAAAGAATTTAAAGAAAAAAGAAGAAAACAACTTGGGAACAAATTATTAATTCCCATTCTAACTATTTCAGGTGTTGCGATTTTATTCGCTGTGGTTGGATGGAATCCTTTAATTGGTTTAGGATTTGGAAGTGTTATTGCATTAATATTAAATAGATTGTATATTCCAAGAGAAACATTTGATCATATATTAGACTCTGG is a window of Petrotoga olearia DSM 13574 DNA encoding:
- a CDS encoding pyroglutamyl-peptidase I, translated to MKVLVTGFEPFGGDKINPTEKIIDSLTNEKFEEVSIVTKVLPVVFKKADEILTELMAKHKPDISIHLGLAGGRSSISLERVAINLMDARIPDNENYQPKDEQLRKDGETAYLSKLPIKEIVNELRKEGIPSVVSNTAGLYVCNEVMYLSLYHSEKFGFPIKTGFIHVPYLPEQVIEKFLTNGQNIPCLPLDLQVKAVKIAIQKTIKL
- a CDS encoding DeoR/GlpR family DNA-binding transcription regulator, coding for MTKVMRQDRILEILEREKSANIEDLARELDVSMVTLRRDISELYKKGLIEKFYGGIRKKRNNLSEAQFFERMKLNQDKKEKIAELALKFITRDSTLFLDASSTCYILAQKIAQKKEFLNIVTNNLYTALALCENPTHNVVVAGGTLDNKNGVTVGVIPENMMKEIRVEKAFFSCSAFSFEEGTFENLPQSASIKKIVAENCNEIYMLVDSSKFGKKSIMKTFEIEEIDKFITDTFNEDLYKIFSDKFVY
- a CDS encoding 5-oxoproline transporter, DUF969 family subunit, with the translated sequence MAWLPILGVLIVVLGLALGSKFNINPLISVLLGGFVSGLLGGLSVVQILEVIGSSFIANRTMILFLIMLPAIGITERHGLMEQMGHLISKLRAATPGRIAYIYQLIREVFVAIGIRIGGHAAFVRPLIYPMARGSIGEAEINEDDEEQIKAMTAASENIGNFFAQNVFPASAGLLLIQGVMGEMGFELNLTSLAKAAIPMAIVAAIYGFIYFMILDRRFKGVSK
- a CDS encoding glycosyltransferase — protein: MKILIIGYMHPKFDKRVHRTVKTLSKVHEIIYQYWTNKDEKEYIDGNIKYIPIKDIKGAKGSPLKKLISRGPLDKKICDLVSEENYDILYMHHFLASRPLEPFKIAKKRNKKIIYDIHEYHPENFLADLEGIIGNLKVKTVWRFFKKQLELSDLAIFVSEETRNDAVNKTNIDIEKTYIIPNYANFIIKPDIQKKRKEIVLVGKVTRKIEDEKKILKSLIEKGFKFKVIGMDSKEFIDIAHESTEFLPYDEMMNELAKALFSLISYNTVKNRDYKNDIFALPHKFYDSLAAGTPVIVKSSFVSMAKQVENLGLGVVIDPANLEESVEKITNAYKNYENIIKNVEKHQKEFIWNEEKERKFVDLISHVTK
- a CDS encoding LacI family DNA-binding transcriptional regulator, which translates into the protein MREIYMKTMKEIAKMAGVSQSTVSRVINNNPNVSPEIKRKVLEYIRKYNYQPNRTARSLVKNKSFLIGIVLPELTNPYFPEILESLEEEANYYNYNIVLSITYGSLQREKEQIEMLLSRRVDGLIINPTDLSHVEHIIKIKSIIPTVICAQDLDGFDYVTVDHYLAGKTVAKYLINKGHINIGYIGYLKDKKLKGFYEEIIANNLNFNEDNYLMDPEEISDFKKNSEKKLLKKIIDNNITAIYTINDIIATKVINMLIKNKMKVPDDIAVVGFDNTIICNLTNPPLTSVAQPTREIGRRSVDILVKKIEKTDSHSEYNLDQIFLPPRLVIRKST
- a CDS encoding rhamnulokinase, translating into MKYLHLAIDLGASGGKVMAGNIHNDKLILSEVNRFSNSPVEINGISYWNILNLYNHIIDSIQIAQKNDQKILSLGIDSWGVDFGLLNENGYLINNPIHYRNMFKTNTMQEAIEKAGKKWIYEHSPTQFQPFNTLYQILAYQKYAPDFVKISKDLLMIPSLLNYFLTGKKAIDFTMATTTQIYNHRKRKWDDEIMKKFDIPDILPEIVPAGTKIGKIKIDVLNNNSNIDVILPASHDTGSAYAAIASDPSDTMFISLGTWCLTGAIVNEVPYNEELMENNLAAEGCLDGSFRILANVTGMWLIQGIIKSLNLPDNSDTYQKITEMAQNAKPFSSYINVDDPSLQNPQDMIQAIIQQSIKDNDTVLNETSQVIRTALEGIAFKVNEVKEKLSKILEIEFKRIHVVGGGTRNELLCQFIADATGLTVLTGPIEGTAVGNLVSQLYALELVKNFEEARDLIKRSFEFQCFKPKEHDIWKEAFISFQKKK
- a CDS encoding class II aldolase/adducin family protein, yielding MLEEQLKKEVAEFAKLVWDRKLTDGTGGNMSIKYGDKIYITPTSTIKHFLTEKDIITVDKNGNKIDGLKEPSSERKMHIKIYEKTNDVNAIIHAHPVYATSFAITFEKLPINALPESSLVLDPITYIPYQMPGTQEFADAFNEGLEKGSRVFVLQNHGVTVAGKDMNEAYVKLETLEFLSQVSFISKLYSNVNEIPDEKIAAFKEFFRRNKEEQ
- the aglA gene encoding alpha-glucosidase AglA, giving the protein MTAIKVGIIGAGSAAFSLRLVSDLCKTKGLSGSLVSLMDIDKDRLNAVHMLAKKFAEEFGADLRFETTTNVEDPIKDSSFVVNTALVGGHSYFEQVRNISEKHGYYRGIDSQEFNMVSDYYTISNFNQLKFMHDVAKAIERISPKAWLLQAANPVFELTNLITRTVPINMVGICHGHHGVDQIIEKLGLDTEKVEWQVAGVNHGIWLTKFMYEGKDAYPLIDELLEKEVKNFKPTNPFDDQISLVAKDMYEFYGKMPIGDTVRNGSWKYHYNLETKKKWFGEPWGGVDSELGWKWYQDRQAEIALAMQKVAKYFQENKNAKLLSKESFNEIISQTKNDVKEEFTKEIYNLLDPERKSGEQHILLANALLNNEKVDLVLNLPNNGTIPGIPDDVAVEIPVYADKDGIHRYKIDPALPERITKMYLYPRIMRMEWALEAFLTGDRKVLEEFLIRDPRTESYDQVVKVIDEILALPGNEEMRKHYSKK